The region TTCCGCGTCCATCACTTTGCGCGGCAGCTCGCCTCCCCTTCCCGCTCCTGTCCGCCGTGGGCGCGAAGACGAAGACGATCGAAATCGGCACCGCAGTCATCGACATGCGCTACGAGAACCCGCTCTACATGGCCGAGGACGCCGGTGCTGCCGACCTGATCTCCGGCGGCCGTCTGCAGCTCGGGATCAGTCGCGGATCCCCTGAGCAGGTGATCGACGGGTGGCGGTACTTCGGCTATCAGCCGCAGGATGGTGTAACCGACGCGGATATGGGCCGCAGCCATGCCGAAGTGTTCCTCGAAGCGCTCAAGGGTAATGGCTTCGCACAGCCCAATCCCCGCCCCATGTTCCCCAACCCGCCGGGTCTGTTGCGGATCGAGCCCTATTCGGAAGGACTGCTGGACCGCATCTGGTGGGGCGCGGGCTCGAACGCAACTGCCATCTGGGCAGCCAAGCTCGGCATGAACCTGCAGAGCTCTACCCTGAAGGACGACGAGACGGGCGAGCCCTTCCATGTGCAGCAGGCCGCACAGATCCGGGCCTACCGCGAAGCCTGGAAGGAAGCCGGCCACGTCCGCACGCCGCGCGTTTCGGTCAGCCGCAGCATCTTCGCGCTCGTCAGTGATCGCGATCGCGCCTATTTCGGTCAGGGTGGCAAGGAACAGGATTCGATCGGATTCATCGACGATAGCACCCGCGCCATTTTCGGGCGCTCGTACGCCGCCGAACCCGATGCGCTGATCGAGCAGCTCGCCAGGGATGAAGCCATAGCGGAGGCCGATACGCTGCTGCTGACGGTCCCGAACCAGCTCGGGGTCGAATACAACGCACATGTGATCGAGGCGATCCTGAAGCACGTCGCGCCCGCGCTCGGCTGGCGTTAGTCGACCGGAAAAATTCTCGCGCCCGCTGAGCCACCAAAGGTGGCGCGCCGGGCGCGAGTCTACAGCGGGAGGCCGGCATTCACCGGAAATTCTGCCGGGCTGTGACTCGTCTGTCGTGACCGGGCGAGGCAGTTGCAAAGCCGACGAGGCAAGCGATGCGCGCATCGCGAATCGCCCTCCCCTTGCCGCTGCCGGCGACGACATGTCGAGGAAATCACAAACTGCAGATCATGATCTGGGTTGAAAAATGGATTCCGATGGGCGAGTTCTTGTCGCGAAAGTCGGAATGACAGCAACACCTGGGAAAGTCTGCATGAAAACGATCTATCACACCGCTCTGGCCGAGCTTGGCACCGTTTTTGACGCAGTCGACGAGAGCCAGATCGAGAATGCGATCACAGCCATCGCCGGCGCGAAGAAGATCGCCGTCTATGGCGTCGGCCGTGAAGGACTTCAGATGAAGGGTTTCGCCATGAGACTTTTCCATCTGGGGCTCGACGTCGCGGTCGTCGGGGATATGACCGTCCCGCATCTCGGCACTGGCGACCTGTTGATCGTCTCGGCCGGTCCGGGTGAGTTCTCCACGGTCAAGGCTCTGATGCAGGTGGCCTCGCGCGACGGCGCCAAAACGCTTTGCTTTACCGCCCAGCCGGATGGGGCCTGCCCGCAGATGGCGGATCACAGTGTCTGCATCCCTGCCCAGACGATGGCGAACGATACGGGCGGCAGTGTTTCCGTACTTCCCATGGGGTCGCTTTACGAAGGCGCGCAGTATGTGCTTTTCGAAGGTATGATCCTGCGGCTGCGTGAACGGCTCGAAGTGTCCCCGGAGGCGATGCGTCACAACCACACCAATCTGGAATAAGATTCTCTGGACGGAAACTGACGTTCAAAGCGAATTGGAGCAGGCTTGAAGGGCGGATTTACAGAAGACGCGGAAAGCGATCACCTGAAGGCACGCATTGCCTGGTATTATTTCGTGGCGGGCATGACCCAGCAGGAAATCGCGGACCAGCTCGAGATTACCCGTCTGCGCGTCAACAAGATCATCGGCCTTGTGCGCGCCGAGGGCGCCGTCGTCGTCGACCTGCGTATGCCGATGATCGATTGCATCAGGCTCGAGGAAGAACTGAAGGCGCGGTTCGGCCTCGAGGAGGCAATGGTCACGCCCTCACTGCAGGATTACGAGGAATCGCAGCGCACGATCGGCGAGGCAGCGGGCATCATGCTCGACGCGCATGTCTCTCGCCACCACGGCATCGGCGTCGGCTGGGGCAAGACGCTCAGCTACACAGTGCGCCGCATCACCGAGCGACGGCTGAAGAACTCATGGGTGGTGGGCATGATGGGCGCCGTCACCCGCGGCTCCGGCACCAACACGTTCGAGCTTTCCACCGCTCTTGCGCGTTCGCTCGACGTCGAGTGTCACTATCTTACGGCCCCGATCTACTGTCCGACGAGCGAAATCCGCAACGTGCTGCTCGCCCACGACGAGATTGCCGCCGTAATGGCAAAGGCAGAGGCCGCGGAAGTGGCCCTCGTCTCCTGTGGCGACCTTACGCACCGGTCTCCGGTGATGCCGCTGACGATCATCAAGGAAAACCTGCCCGAACTCCTCGATATGGGGGCAGTCGGTGAGGTCATGGGGTGCTTCCTCGACCCTGACGGCAACATCGTTCCGCATCCAATCAACCAGTCCATTATGGCGCTCCCGCTCGAAAAGCTGAAACGGAAGCCCGTTTCGATCCTTGCATCCGGCGGCCGCACAAAGCTGCCGATCATCCGCGCCGTATTGCGCGGCAAGTATGTCAACAGGCTCGTGACGGACGAAGTCGTCGCCCGCGCGCTTCTCTACGAGTCCTGAGAGAGCTCCCAACGCACTGATTTTCATGAACGAAGCCGCCGTGGATGCTCACGCTCCACGGCGGCTTTTCTCGTTGCGGTCGGTTCACAGCCCTCTCTATCGATGTCAGCGAGATAGTTGTAAATT is a window of Sinorhizobium sp. BG8 DNA encoding:
- a CDS encoding SIS domain-containing protein; the encoded protein is MKTIYHTALAELGTVFDAVDESQIENAITAIAGAKKIAVYGVGREGLQMKGFAMRLFHLGLDVAVVGDMTVPHLGTGDLLIVSAGPGEFSTVKALMQVASRDGAKTLCFTAQPDGACPQMADHSVCIPAQTMANDTGGSVSVLPMGSLYEGAQYVLFEGMILRLRERLEVSPEAMRHNHTNLE
- a CDS encoding sugar-binding domain-containing protein, which gives rise to MKGGFTEDAESDHLKARIAWYYFVAGMTQQEIADQLEITRLRVNKIIGLVRAEGAVVVDLRMPMIDCIRLEEELKARFGLEEAMVTPSLQDYEESQRTIGEAAGIMLDAHVSRHHGIGVGWGKTLSYTVRRITERRLKNSWVVGMMGAVTRGSGTNTFELSTALARSLDVECHYLTAPIYCPTSEIRNVLLAHDEIAAVMAKAEAAEVALVSCGDLTHRSPVMPLTIIKENLPELLDMGAVGEVMGCFLDPDGNIVPHPINQSIMALPLEKLKRKPVSILASGGRTKLPIIRAVLRGKYVNRLVTDEVVARALLYES